The genomic segment AAGCCCAATCTGGGGCAATTATGATCAGAAATAAAAAAAACTGCTGGGACTGTGGAGCCTGTGTGAAGAAATGTCCGCAAGAAGCAATCGAAATGTATCTACCTGTTGAAATTGGAGGGAGAGGTTCAAGCTTAAAAGCTAGCCAAAAAGAGAATAAACTAATCTGGAAGCTGAAAAAATTTGATGGATCAAAAAAGCAGTTTATAATTAAAAATAAAACTTAATTACTGCTTTAGGCTTCACTCTGTTTTAGAGTGAAGCCCGCTTTCAGAATATCATTTTCCTCTTATGAAGAAGATACCTGAATCTGATCCCTAGCTTTAATTTCTCCTCCGCGTAGTACTTTTGTAAATATTCCCCGCTCACACATTACCCGATGGAAGATTTCATAGCCATCCTGAAACTCTTTACCTATCTGCGTAACTTCCAGAATAATATCCTCACCGACCTTCAATCTATCCCCCAGCGATAAATGATCAGCTTCTATTCCTTCCGTTACAATATTCTGTTCAAAATCTCCATATTCCAGATTATACTTCTCCATTAACTCCTTACTTTCCTCACTAGCCAACAGACTGATCTGACGCTCTCCTTTTCCCGCATGTACATCGCCTTCTAAACCATAGTCTGTCTTAATATACCCTTCATCTGTCACTTCTTTAGCCTCACGTCTTTCTCTTCCACAACAGATAGCAACTACTTTTCCTGTTTGAATAATTTCTCTCATCTTTTTCCTCCTCTATAAATTAAATTAACTCATTTATGACCTACCGCTGGTCTATATCTGAGCAAATTTTCTTAAACTTACTCATAAACTCACCTATTTAATCAGACTATAGCGTTGACATCTACCATATAATTTAGCTGAAAAGACTGTAATTATTGATAATACATCATCAACTATCCTAACATATGGGGACCCACCTTGCAGCACCTATAGTTTGCTTAATGATTTCTTGTTGTTCTTGGTTGGGATAGATACGACACTTGTAGACTCG from the Acetohalobium arabaticum DSM 5501 genome contains:
- a CDS encoding 4Fe-4S dicluster domain-containing protein; amino-acid sequence: MTVKIDKELCDECKECIRICPGNLLYQAQSGAIMIRNKKNCWDCGACVKKCPQEAIEMYLPVEIGGRGSSLKASQKENKLIWKLKKFDGSKKQFIIKNKT
- a CDS encoding MOSC domain-containing protein, with translation MREIIQTGKVVAICCGRERREAKEVTDEGYIKTDYGLEGDVHAGKGERQISLLASEESKELMEKYNLEYGDFEQNIVTEGIEADHLSLGDRLKVGEDIILEVTQIGKEFQDGYEIFHRVMCERGIFTKVLRGGEIKARDQIQVSSS
- a CDS encoding helix-turn-helix domain-containing protein; translation: MTKKFIPIKRVYKCRIYPNQEQQEIIKQTIGAARWVPIC